The Saprospiraceae bacterium genome includes a window with the following:
- a CDS encoding NUDIX hydrolase produces MPPTSAQNINTWITQIHNDFKAAVSVDCVIFGYDDNSLKILVSRCDMPPFENEYSLLGDLVRPEENTDEAAKRVLIAKTGFDDVFLDQVQVFSNKGRHPLGRVITVAYYSLIKIDDDHLAHIHPNNFLRWIPVTEVQSLAFDHLEIMNTCLKKLQKHLREQPVGFELLPQKFSLLQLQRLYEVILNIHVDKRNFRRKLKSLGILKDIGEIQEAVSHRPARLYTFDHTVYEKKKNAGFNFEL; encoded by the coding sequence ATGCCTCCAACTTCTGCCCAGAACATAAATACATGGATCACTCAGATACATAACGACTTTAAAGCGGCTGTGTCTGTTGATTGTGTGATTTTTGGATATGATGACAATTCACTGAAGATATTAGTTTCCCGGTGCGATATGCCGCCCTTTGAAAATGAGTATTCTCTCCTCGGCGATTTAGTGAGACCCGAAGAAAATACTGATGAAGCAGCTAAAAGAGTTTTAATCGCCAAAACAGGTTTTGATGATGTGTTTCTTGATCAAGTTCAGGTTTTTAGTAATAAAGGTAGACATCCTTTGGGTCGCGTGATTACTGTGGCATACTATTCCTTGATAAAAATAGATGATGACCATCTTGCTCACATCCATCCCAATAATTTTTTACGCTGGATTCCTGTTACAGAAGTCCAGTCATTGGCATTTGATCACCTGGAAATTATGAATACTTGTCTTAAAAAACTTCAGAAACACCTTCGGGAACAACCTGTTGGTTTTGAATTGTTGCCACAAAAATTCAGTCTTCTTCAGCTTCAACGATTGTATGAAGTAATTTTAAATATTCATGTGGACAAACGCAATTTCAGAAGAAAACTCAAGTCGTTAGGTATTCTTAAAGACATTGGTGAAATACAGGAAGCGGTATCCCACAGGCCGGCAAGATTATATACTTTTGATCATACTGTGTATGAAAAGAAAAAAAATGCAGGTTTTAACTTCGAACTTTGA
- a CDS encoding NAD(P)-dependent alcohol dehydrogenase, translated as MKAFVLNELHKYPELQSTTFPTLGDDDVYIKINTSSLNHRDLWIVKGMYPGILLNSILGSDACGVSGGNTFVINPGLFWGDNPYCQSSAFQVLGMPSPGTFAEHIAINKKYLYACPAHLTEIEAAAIPLAGVTAYRALFKRALVKKQDKVLISGIGGGVALFAMQFALAAGCDVIVTSSSDYKIAEAIDLGAQAGYLYTNPDWHKEFIHDFGGVDVIVDGACGQGFNNLIKICNPGARISFYGGSAGKIDGLNPQIIFWKQITIAGSTMGSDQDFAEMIDFISVHQIKPVIDSVFPFEQIPEGFSRMESGLQFGKIVFQH; from the coding sequence ATGAAAGCATTCGTTTTAAATGAATTGCACAAATATCCGGAATTACAATCTACTACATTTCCTACTTTGGGTGATGATGATGTGTACATCAAAATTAATACGTCTTCATTAAATCACAGAGATCTGTGGATAGTTAAAGGCATGTACCCGGGTATATTATTGAATTCAATTTTGGGTTCGGATGCATGTGGCGTTTCTGGAGGAAATACATTTGTGATCAATCCTGGACTATTTTGGGGTGATAATCCGTATTGTCAGTCATCCGCTTTTCAGGTTTTGGGTATGCCATCTCCTGGAACTTTTGCTGAGCATATTGCTATCAATAAAAAATATCTCTATGCATGTCCTGCTCATTTGACAGAAATTGAGGCCGCAGCCATTCCTTTAGCCGGTGTAACAGCGTACCGGGCCCTTTTCAAACGAGCATTAGTAAAGAAGCAGGATAAAGTGCTTATATCAGGGATCGGAGGTGGAGTAGCCCTTTTTGCAATGCAGTTTGCCCTTGCGGCTGGATGTGATGTGATAGTGACTTCTTCCTCAGACTACAAAATTGCAGAAGCTATTGATCTGGGTGCTCAGGCAGGATATCTTTATACTAATCCTGATTGGCACAAAGAATTTATCCATGATTTTGGAGGCGTGGATGTGATTGTGGATGGTGCATGTGGTCAAGGATTTAATAATCTGATAAAAATCTGTAATCCTGGAGCACGTATAAGTTTCTATGGCGGCAGTGCAGGAAAAATAGATGGATTAAACCCTCAAATCATTTTTTGGAAACAAATTACAATCGCCGGATCGACTATGGGTTCTGATCAGGATTTTGCTGAAATGATTGATTTTATTTCAGTGCACCAGATCAAACCAGTCATAGACTCTGTTTTTCCTTTTGAGCAGATACCAGAAGGGTTTAGTCGGATGGAATCGGGACTTCAGTTTGGTAAAATTGTATTCCAGCATTGA
- a CDS encoding cob(I)yrinic acid a,c-diamide adenosyltransferase, giving the protein MKIYTKTGDEGTTALFGGKRVQKDDIRIEAYGTVDELNSFIGLLNASFQEATQNYFLSEVQKRLFTIGANLASDPEKKMITPDIKNDDIQTLENAMDTMDQLLEPLKNFILPGGDTVIAQAHICRTICRRVERRVITLNNVSQVDPAIIIYLNRLSDYFFVLARYLSHRNNIAEIPWIPRKNV; this is encoded by the coding sequence ATGAAAATTTATACAAAAACCGGGGATGAAGGCACCACAGCTCTTTTTGGTGGTAAACGAGTGCAAAAGGATGATATTCGCATCGAAGCATATGGAACTGTTGACGAATTAAACTCATTTATCGGTTTGCTCAATGCATCATTTCAGGAGGCAACGCAAAACTATTTTCTCTCAGAGGTGCAAAAAAGACTTTTTACAATCGGGGCAAATCTTGCTTCAGACCCTGAAAAAAAAATGATAACTCCTGATATCAAAAATGATGATATTCAGACACTTGAGAATGCTATGGATACTATGGATCAATTGTTGGAACCGTTAAAAAATTTTATTTTACCTGGCGGTGATACCGTGATAGCACAAGCGCACATATGCAGGACAATTTGTAGGCGCGTTGAAAGAAGGGTTATCACCTTGAATAATGTTTCACAAGTGGATCCTGCGATCATCATTTATTTAAACAGATTATCTGATTATTTTTTTGTGTTGGCAAGATATCTATCCCACAGAAATAATATTGCAGAAATTCCCTGGATACCTAGAAAAAATGTATAA
- a CDS encoding T9SS type A sorting domain-containing protein: MERPLFTQGIFLNLVSGNFKAMVRAFSIVLTITLIQNFGQAQVNCNTILACSDGVQISLDDDCNMTINPYMMMPQYTYHADSFDVEATFLNGTSLPTVSGGTDLRGRMIKRVQIDRTHVGMTLKVKVSLRGCGNSCWGHAAIEDKLAPVISTCPCEERITGYTGTIPSGSPTFNRPNVGCGTFVNGVSYVTRSFAVDSNGVVDISLPQTNTWISLYQGTFTPESPCTNLIATDDDNISISLARNNTYILVISTSGVGGNPAFNVFMDSRKGSIKSSVTALVCESTCGSESIILNDAITNRPVFTDACGGTITYTKTDSVTILPCSARFGKIIRRQWTATDPSGNKSLVKTQYFYIKRATIAEITCPTDWIRDCTVSYTKLPNGAPHPTMGPNPSGAPGGTGCENIQIFYDDIVFDLCGAGIKVNRRWTIIDWCTGRDTVCSQLIKIEDTQKPIITCPADIIKIPGSLENPADIISVSSDGCTASWDVKPPVSISDCSKVTYDVFIKLAGKDGGAPPASVPFVKVDGQTWVSGTSPAYASTIPQTDRSFRIEGLPLGRTWLKYVVTDECGNSTDCFTELDVVDRTPPTAICEDETVISIDDTGWGVLKAISLDDHSTDNCTHPDSLRFEVRRKNKFCPGYATDTMFRSEVRFCCSDVTAPESYHAVVLRVHDKAGNFNECETTIKVQNKRPVMIQCPTNKSLTCGDSRIGTWVSGTQAFDTTFFGKPTVTGVCADANVASRIISNTINSKCNTGTVSREWYLVSQPAVKCTQQLTIISPPFNSSSVTFPADITLSTCDLGKATPDFLNSKPIVSNLGCRDIGISFYDQVFRDVPGACIKVIRTWKVIDWCSYAANPVVVEQSQKILLTGTGPVTFTGCNNRTITASPGKCDTTVTLSVNPMDDCTDEEEWKYSWTLNLDSDKGSSIDDNGTTNSTTQNLPAGTHRISFTVTNVCGTQSICAYNITVIANKAPTPVCYGEIVWVMDRSGTTDVWANDFIQSTSTNICGRAAQFDYYIFKRDNNNIVFNTTTTGITLTCADIPNGQVARIPLKVYVRDRNSGLSDFCNVTLILQDSPLTNACTDRPNLLPVISGRISTDRNEGVEEIEVSLKNMTSSAEIKSMTKQNGEYKLEGVDVFDPKSMGAYKNNDILNGVSTLDLVMIQRHILGIQKIDSPYKLLAADVNNSRNITASDLVSLRKLVLGVTNEFDNNTSWRFVPSSYVFSDVNNPFDYPFKVNFDSLYEDKKNVNFTAVKVGDVNGSVVVNAKSTEFRSGNTLFTSDEMKFSAGEIVKFEVRAGDDMYILGTQFGMHFNADQLLFTGLTSGAFDIKSQHYNPFNAPNGKLNFSYDIANGKLLKSDEVLFTIEFKALAGGNTKNIRLDQSVIRPEVYDVDGSVRNLLIQTRDRNISHSQNSLYQNEPNPFKESTVISFELAKPEFVKLRILDLTGKLIYTSNGNYEKGFNSINVNNTQIGTSGVYYYQIEAGEFTATKKMILIE, encoded by the coding sequence ATGGAAAGACCCTTATTTACACAAGGCATTTTTCTGAACTTAGTTTCAGGAAACTTTAAAGCGATGGTACGGGCATTCTCAATTGTTTTAACCATAACTCTTATACAAAATTTTGGACAGGCACAAGTCAATTGCAATACGATATTAGCTTGTAGTGACGGAGTGCAGATATCATTAGATGATGATTGCAATATGACGATCAATCCATACATGATGATGCCCCAATATACATATCATGCAGATAGTTTTGATGTGGAAGCAACTTTCTTAAATGGAACTTCCTTGCCTACGGTCAGCGGAGGTACCGATTTACGAGGGAGAATGATCAAAAGGGTTCAAATAGACAGAACGCATGTAGGTATGACTTTAAAGGTGAAAGTCTCGTTGCGTGGATGTGGTAATTCATGCTGGGGCCATGCAGCTATTGAAGATAAGCTGGCACCTGTGATTAGTACTTGTCCGTGCGAGGAGAGAATCACAGGGTATACAGGTACAATACCATCAGGCTCTCCAACTTTCAACCGGCCAAATGTGGGATGTGGTACATTTGTAAATGGAGTGAGTTATGTCACGCGTAGTTTTGCAGTGGATAGCAATGGGGTGGTGGATATATCCTTACCGCAGACAAATACCTGGATATCATTATATCAGGGTACCTTCACTCCCGAAAGCCCATGTACAAACCTCATTGCTACTGATGATGATAATATTAGTATTTCTCTGGCGAGAAATAATACCTATATTCTTGTCATCAGTACATCAGGTGTGGGTGGAAATCCTGCTTTCAACGTTTTTATGGATAGTCGCAAAGGAAGTATAAAATCTTCTGTCACTGCTCTTGTATGTGAAAGTACATGCGGAAGTGAATCAATTATCCTTAATGATGCTATTACGAACAGACCTGTATTTACAGATGCATGTGGTGGCACTATCACTTATACCAAAACAGACTCGGTCACAATCCTTCCATGTAGTGCCAGATTTGGTAAAATCATCAGAAGACAGTGGACAGCGACTGACCCGAGTGGCAACAAATCGCTTGTGAAAACGCAGTACTTTTATATCAAGAGAGCGACTATCGCCGAAATCACATGTCCAACAGACTGGATCAGAGATTGTACAGTTTCATACACAAAACTACCAAATGGTGCACCACATCCTACTATGGGTCCAAACCCAAGTGGAGCTCCTGGTGGAACTGGTTGCGAAAACATCCAGATATTTTATGATGATATCGTTTTTGATCTTTGCGGTGCCGGTATCAAGGTAAACCGACGATGGACGATCATTGATTGGTGTACAGGAAGGGATACTGTTTGTAGTCAGCTGATAAAGATAGAAGATACACAGAAGCCGATAATCACATGCCCTGCTGACATTATAAAAATTCCTGGATCTTTAGAAAATCCTGCAGATATTATCTCTGTTTCATCAGATGGATGTACAGCATCATGGGATGTAAAACCTCCTGTTTCTATAAGTGATTGTTCAAAAGTAACTTACGATGTTTTCATCAAGTTGGCCGGCAAAGATGGTGGTGCACCTCCTGCAAGTGTTCCATTCGTCAAAGTGGACGGCCAAACATGGGTTTCAGGTACAAGTCCTGCTTATGCATCTACTATACCTCAGACAGATCGGTCATTCCGAATTGAAGGCTTACCTTTAGGTCGTACGTGGTTGAAATATGTGGTGACAGATGAATGTGGCAATTCAACAGATTGTTTTACAGAATTAGATGTGGTAGATCGTACTCCTCCTACAGCTATCTGTGAAGATGAGACTGTTATTTCTATAGATGATACAGGTTGGGGTGTGCTGAAGGCAATTTCTCTGGACGACCACAGTACTGATAATTGTACACATCCTGACTCACTTAGATTTGAAGTCAGACGTAAAAACAAATTTTGTCCTGGATATGCCACAGATACCATGTTCAGAAGTGAAGTCAGATTCTGTTGCAGCGATGTGACAGCTCCTGAATCTTATCACGCAGTAGTATTGAGGGTACATGACAAAGCAGGAAATTTTAATGAATGCGAGACCACTATAAAAGTACAAAATAAGAGACCTGTCATGATACAATGTCCTACCAACAAATCATTGACTTGTGGTGATAGTAGAATTGGTACCTGGGTGTCAGGAACTCAGGCTTTTGACACTACCTTTTTTGGCAAACCTACAGTAACAGGAGTATGTGCAGATGCGAATGTGGCAAGCCGAATCATCAGCAACACTATTAATTCTAAGTGTAATACAGGAACAGTGAGCAGAGAGTGGTACCTTGTATCACAACCTGCCGTGAAATGTACACAGCAGCTGACTATCATATCCCCTCCTTTCAATTCGTCAAGTGTGACATTTCCTGCTGATATTACATTATCAACCTGTGATTTGGGCAAAGCGACGCCTGACTTTCTTAACAGTAAACCAATTGTTTCTAATTTGGGTTGCCGGGATATTGGTATTTCATTTTATGATCAGGTATTCAGAGATGTGCCCGGTGCTTGTATTAAAGTAATCAGAACTTGGAAAGTTATAGACTGGTGCAGCTATGCCGCTAACCCTGTAGTCGTTGAGCAATCTCAAAAAATCCTTTTGACTGGTACCGGACCTGTGACATTTACAGGATGTAACAATCGAACTATCACAGCTAGTCCAGGCAAATGTGATACCACAGTGACACTTTCTGTAAACCCCATGGATGACTGCACTGATGAGGAGGAATGGAAATATTCTTGGACATTGAACCTTGATAGCGACAAAGGCAGTTCAATTGATGATAACGGTACTACAAACAGTACTACTCAAAATCTTCCAGCGGGTACACACAGAATAAGTTTTACTGTAACAAATGTATGTGGGACTCAGTCCATATGTGCATATAATATTACGGTGATAGCCAACAAAGCTCCCACACCTGTATGTTATGGAGAGATAGTGTGGGTGATGGACCGATCTGGAACGACCGATGTATGGGCAAATGATTTCATTCAGTCTACCAGTACCAATATCTGTGGCAGAGCGGCTCAGTTTGACTACTATATTTTCAAAAGAGATAACAATAATATAGTATTCAATACTACGACGACAGGTATAACATTAACCTGTGCAGATATTCCAAATGGTCAAGTCGCGAGAATTCCACTAAAAGTATATGTGAGAGATCGTAATAGTGGATTATCGGATTTCTGCAATGTCACATTAATTCTACAAGATTCTCCATTGACCAATGCATGTACAGATAGACCAAATCTTTTGCCAGTCATATCCGGCAGAATATCGACAGACAGAAATGAAGGTGTTGAGGAAATTGAGGTATCTCTGAAAAACATGACTAGCTCAGCTGAAATCAAGAGTATGACAAAACAAAACGGTGAGTACAAACTGGAAGGAGTGGATGTTTTTGATCCAAAATCTATGGGAGCATACAAAAATAATGATATTCTTAACGGTGTATCCACATTGGATTTAGTGATGATACAAAGGCATATTTTAGGAATTCAGAAAATTGATTCACCATACAAATTGTTGGCAGCTGATGTTAACAATTCAAGGAATATAACTGCAAGTGACCTAGTTTCACTCCGAAAGTTGGTTTTGGGAGTCACCAATGAATTTGACAACAATACTTCATGGAGATTTGTACCTTCATCGTATGTATTTTCAGATGTAAACAACCCATTTGACTATCCTTTCAAAGTGAATTTTGATTCTCTCTATGAAGATAAAAAGAATGTCAACTTTACAGCTGTAAAAGTGGGAGATGTAAATGGAAGCGTGGTAGTCAATGCCAAATCAACAGAATTCAGATCAGGCAATACGCTCTTCACTTCTGATGAGATGAAATTTTCTGCTGGTGAAATTGTGAAATTTGAAGTCCGCGCTGGTGATGATATGTACATATTAGGTACACAATTTGGAATGCATTTTAATGCCGATCAGTTGTTGTTCACTGGTCTGACAAGTGGAGCATTTGATATCAAATCACAACATTACAATCCGTTTAATGCTCCAAATGGCAAACTAAATTTCAGCTATGATATAGCTAACGGCAAATTGCTGAAATCTGATGAAGTTTTATTCACCATTGAGTTTAAGGCTTTGGCTGGTGGAAATACCAAGAATATCAGATTAGATCAGTCCGTCATCAGACCTGAAGTGTATGATGTAGATGGATCTGTGCGCAATTTGTTAATCCAGACAAGAGATAGAAATATCAGCCACAGCCAAAATAGTTTGTACCAGAATGAACCAAATCCATTTAAAGAGTCAACTGTCATTTCTTTTGAATTGGCCAAACCTGAATTTGTGAAATTGAGAATTCTTGATCTTACTGGTAAGTTGATATATACTTCAAATGGTAATTACGAAAAAGGTTTCAACAGCATCAATGTGAATAATACACAAATTGGGACTTCTGGTGTGTATTACTATCAGATAGAAGCAGGAGAATTTACCGCAACTAAAAAGATGATTTTAATCGAGTAA
- the coaD gene encoding pantetheine-phosphate adenylyltransferase — protein sequence MKIAVFPGSFDPITLGHVDLVRRAVPLFDKIIVAVGINNYKTTLFSLEKRMEWLKQVFKGYDNVEISYFEGLTVRFCQERGAHYLIRGLRNASDFDYEKTISQINTIMGKEVETIFLISQPEYSHISSTIVREVIKGNGDVSAFVPKNISKELLKID from the coding sequence ATGAAAATTGCAGTTTTTCCGGGGTCATTTGATCCTATTACCTTAGGTCATGTCGATCTTGTCAGACGAGCAGTTCCATTGTTTGATAAAATAATCGTAGCTGTTGGAATAAATAATTATAAAACTACCTTATTTTCCTTGGAAAAAAGGATGGAATGGCTTAAACAGGTTTTTAAAGGATATGATAATGTTGAGATTTCTTATTTTGAAGGACTGACTGTAAGGTTTTGTCAGGAACGCGGGGCACATTACCTGATCAGAGGATTGAGAAATGCTTCAGATTTTGATTACGAAAAAACCATAAGTCAGATAAATACCATCATGGGAAAAGAAGTAGAAACAATCTTTCTGATAAGCCAGCCTGAATATTCACATATAAGTTCCACAATCGTAAGGGAAGTCATAAAAGGCAACGGAGATGTATCAGCTTTTGTCCCAAAAAACATTTCAAAAGAACTTCTAAAAATCGACTAA
- the pruA gene encoding L-glutamate gamma-semialdehyde dehydrogenase, whose translation MSNAIFQVPKAQNETVLSYAPGSLEKINVKAALRELKSKSVEIPMYIGGKKVYTADTRKIHPPHELNHTLGTHAVGAREHVDMAIEAALQAKEQWSAMAWYERASIFLKAADLITGPYRAKMNAATMLGQSKNIFQAEIDAVCELADFFRFNVQFMTEIYTQQPESSRGIWNRLEYRPLEGFIFALTPFNFTAIAGNLCGAPALMGNTVVWKPAETQIYSAAVIMEILEEAGLPPGVINLIFVDGPTAGDVIFRHPDFAGIHFTGSTGVFNRIWKTIGENMALYKSYPRLVGETGGKDFVIAHPSAEAKEVAVALSRGAFEFQGQKCSAASRAYIPESLWPDVKKYLVSDLQDFKMGSTEDFRNFINAVIDEKAFDKITSFVAAAKSDPDAEIITGGNFDKSKGYFIEPTVIKVNNPSYITMCEELFGPVLTIYVYQDHLYNETLELVDKTGPYALTGAIFSKDRYALSTGVQKLSNAAGNFYINDKPTGAVVGQQPFGGARASGTNDKAGSILNLYRWVSARTIKETFVSPIDYKYPFLGEE comes from the coding sequence ATGTCAAATGCAATATTTCAGGTGCCGAAAGCTCAAAATGAGACAGTGCTGTCCTACGCACCCGGCTCACTTGAAAAAATAAATGTTAAAGCAGCTTTACGAGAGCTCAAGAGCAAATCTGTCGAAATCCCAATGTATATCGGAGGTAAAAAAGTATATACAGCAGATACCAGAAAGATACACCCACCGCATGAACTCAATCACACATTGGGGACGCATGCAGTTGGCGCAAGAGAACATGTAGATATGGCCATTGAAGCCGCATTGCAAGCTAAAGAGCAGTGGTCAGCCATGGCGTGGTATGAGAGAGCATCCATTTTTTTGAAAGCAGCAGATCTCATAACTGGTCCTTATAGAGCAAAAATGAATGCAGCAACTATGTTAGGTCAATCTAAAAATATATTTCAGGCTGAAATTGATGCTGTCTGCGAACTGGCGGATTTTTTCCGGTTCAATGTTCAGTTTATGACAGAAATATATACACAGCAACCTGAAAGCAGCAGAGGTATCTGGAATAGGTTGGAATACAGACCATTAGAAGGATTTATCTTTGCATTAACTCCTTTTAATTTTACGGCCATAGCAGGAAATCTTTGCGGAGCACCTGCCTTGATGGGCAATACTGTCGTCTGGAAACCAGCTGAAACACAAATTTATTCTGCGGCAGTGATCATGGAAATTCTGGAAGAAGCAGGCCTGCCTCCGGGAGTTATAAATCTCATATTTGTAGATGGCCCTACTGCGGGTGACGTTATTTTTAGACATCCTGATTTTGCAGGAATACATTTTACGGGAAGCACCGGAGTCTTCAACAGAATTTGGAAAACTATCGGCGAAAATATGGCACTTTATAAATCTTATCCGAGATTGGTAGGGGAGACCGGAGGTAAAGATTTTGTAATAGCACACCCATCTGCCGAAGCGAAAGAGGTCGCAGTCGCTTTATCCAGAGGTGCATTTGAATTTCAGGGACAAAAATGTTCGGCTGCATCGAGAGCTTACATACCTGAATCATTGTGGCCTGATGTAAAAAAATACCTGGTATCAGATCTTCAGGATTTCAAAATGGGAAGTACTGAAGATTTCAGAAATTTTATAAATGCAGTTATTGACGAAAAAGCATTTGATAAAATAACATCATTCGTAGCTGCTGCCAAAAGTGATCCTGATGCAGAAATCATTACAGGTGGAAATTTTGACAAATCTAAGGGGTATTTTATTGAACCAACTGTAATTAAGGTAAATAACCCTTCCTATATCACCATGTGTGAAGAACTTTTTGGACCCGTACTAACCATTTATGTGTATCAGGATCATCTTTATAATGAGACACTAGAACTGGTTGATAAAACAGGACCTTACGCTTTGACTGGTGCTATATTTTCAAAAGACAGATATGCACTTAGCACCGGTGTACAAAAATTGTCCAATGCTGCAGGTAACTTTTATATCAATGACAAGCCTACAGGGGCCGTTGTTGGTCAGCAACCATTTGGTGGTGCCAGAGCTTCTGGAACAAATGATAAAGCAGGTTCAATTCTCAATTTATATAGATGGGTATCAGCGAGGACTATCAAAGAAACATTTGTTTCTCCGATAGATTACAAATATCCATTCTTGGGCGAAGAGTAA
- a CDS encoding DUF4442 domain-containing protein, translating into MNSQSRIYQKRMLNPFWFKIGMLFKLPSVFFWGIRVTKLDDRNCELTIPFCWRTQNPFSSVYFAALAGAAELSTGALCQLHLAGRKPHSMLVVDFKMKYLKKANSKITFVCNQGDELSNLLDQLKDPGDTATMTMISTGRNILEETVCLAEITWSFKKK; encoded by the coding sequence ATGAATAGTCAATCCCGGATATACCAAAAAAGAATGCTTAACCCCTTCTGGTTCAAAATCGGAATGCTCTTCAAGTTACCATCCGTTTTTTTTTGGGGAATAAGAGTTACGAAGTTAGATGATAGAAATTGTGAACTTACAATTCCCTTTTGCTGGAGGACCCAAAATCCGTTTTCATCTGTTTATTTTGCTGCTCTGGCTGGCGCGGCTGAGCTTTCTACAGGGGCTTTGTGTCAGCTGCATCTTGCGGGAAGAAAACCCCATTCTATGTTGGTTGTTGATTTTAAAATGAAGTATCTGAAAAAAGCCAATTCAAAAATAACTTTTGTTTGTAATCAGGGCGATGAACTGAGCAATCTATTGGACCAACTTAAAGATCCTGGTGATACCGCCACGATGACCATGATATCAACAGGACGGAATATACTGGAGGAAACTGTTTGTCTCGCTGAAATCACATGGTCATTCAAAAAGAAATAG
- a CDS encoding MBL fold metallo-hydrolase, whose amino-acid sequence MKLHIIETGKFKLDGGAMFGVVPKRMWNNLNPADDENLCTWQMRCLLVEDGDKKILIDTGVGNKQDERFSKHFYPHDSQDFSSALSTIGLNCEDITDVFITHFHFDHVGGALTHDVGGKIIPVFPNATYWSNEKHYKWAYDPNAREAASFLRENFVPLKDMGMMQFLDVQEGIRFTENISVSFVYGHTEAMMIPYIKLPSGNTLIYCADLIPSHHHVQLPYIMAYDMRPLDTLAEKQLLHERATDGNHFLFFEHDLDVACGNIIKTETGRVIFGESVSLSEIIK is encoded by the coding sequence ATGAAATTACATATCATTGAAACCGGTAAATTTAAATTGGATGGCGGTGCCATGTTCGGAGTGGTGCCTAAAAGAATGTGGAATAATCTGAATCCTGCTGACGATGAAAATCTATGCACTTGGCAAATGAGGTGTCTGTTGGTAGAAGATGGGGATAAAAAAATCCTCATAGACACAGGCGTCGGTAATAAACAGGATGAAAGGTTTAGTAAACATTTTTATCCACATGACAGTCAGGATTTTTCTTCAGCACTTTCAACAATTGGATTAAACTGTGAAGATATTACAGATGTATTTATAACACATTTTCACTTTGATCACGTGGGTGGTGCTCTTACTCATGATGTAGGCGGAAAAATCATTCCTGTATTTCCAAATGCTACCTATTGGTCCAATGAGAAACATTACAAGTGGGCATATGACCCCAATGCCAGGGAAGCAGCATCTTTTCTAAGAGAAAATTTTGTTCCACTGAAAGACATGGGAATGATGCAGTTTTTGGATGTGCAGGAAGGTATCAGATTTACCGAAAATATTTCTGTGAGCTTTGTTTACGGTCATACAGAAGCAATGATGATCCCCTACATAAAACTGCCTTCAGGCAACACACTCATTTATTGTGCTGACCTGATTCCATCGCATCACCATGTACAGCTACCATACATTATGGCATATGACATGAGACCTTTGGACACACTTGCTGAAAAACAATTGCTGCACGAAAGAGCAACAGATGGTAACCATTTCTTGTTTTTTGAACATGATCTGGATGTTGCTTGCGGTAATATCATCAAAACTGAGACAGGCAGAGTGATTTTTGGGGAGTCCGTGTCTCTTTCTGAAATAATCAAGTAG
- a CDS encoding inorganic pyrophosphatase, translating into MTTNIFKLHPWHGVDLGNEAPELVTAFIEIIPSDTVKYEIDKHSGYLKVDRPQKFSNIVPALYGFLPQTYCAEDVAKLNMLSTGRSNIKGDGDPLDILVLTEREITHGDILVKAFPIGGFRLIDNNEADDKIIAVLKNDDVYGLWKDIQDVPVTIINRLKHYFLTYKQMPHKDPSCFIDEVYGKNTAYEVINASINDYHHHYRR; encoded by the coding sequence ATGACTACAAATATTTTCAAACTTCATCCATGGCATGGCGTAGATTTAGGAAATGAAGCTCCTGAATTAGTTACAGCATTTATTGAAATCATTCCAAGTGACACTGTTAAATACGAAATTGATAAACATTCTGGATATTTAAAAGTGGATAGGCCACAGAAATTTAGCAATATTGTCCCAGCATTATACGGATTTTTGCCACAGACCTACTGTGCAGAAGATGTAGCTAAACTTAATATGTTATCAACAGGCAGAAGTAATATAAAAGGAGACGGTGACCCATTAGATATTCTCGTGCTTACAGAGCGCGAAATCACCCACGGAGATATCTTAGTAAAAGCGTTTCCTATTGGTGGTTTTAGGTTGATAGATAATAACGAAGCCGATGACAAAATCATAGCGGTGTTGAAAAATGATGATGTTTATGGCCTATGGAAAGACATTCAGGACGTACCTGTTACCATAATCAATAGATTAAAACATTATTTTCTGACCTACAAACAAATGCCACATAAAGATCCTTCTTGCTTTATTGATGAAGTATATGGTAAAAACACAGCCTATGAAGTCATCAATGCAAGTATAAATGATTATCACCATCACTACAGAAGATGA